One genomic region from Proteus vulgaris encodes:
- the folB gene encoding bifunctional dihydroneopterin aldolase/7,8-dihydroneopterin epimerase, producing MDIVFIEQLSVITTIGVYDWEKTIKQKLVFDIEMEWDNKRASQTDDVVHCLDYASVSNAIIDYVETRRFELVERVAEEVAQLLITQFAVPRVKIKLAKPGAVAQAKNVGVIIERKA from the coding sequence ATGGATATCGTATTTATTGAGCAATTATCAGTAATAACCACAATCGGTGTTTATGATTGGGAAAAAACCATAAAGCAAAAATTAGTGTTCGATATCGAAATGGAATGGGATAACAAACGCGCATCCCAAACCGATGATGTGGTTCATTGTTTAGATTATGCCAGTGTGAGTAATGCAATCATTGACTATGTTGAGACTCGACGTTTTGAATTAGTTGAACGTGTAGCAGAAGAAGTGGCACAGCTATTGATAACTCAATTTGCTGTACCTAGAGTAAAAATTAAATTAGCGAAACCTGGGGCTGTTGCACAAGCCAAAAACGTGGGTGTGATTATTGAGCGTAAAGCTTAA
- the plsY gene encoding glycerol-3-phosphate 1-O-acyltransferase PlsY produces the protein MSANALGMIIFAYLCGSISSAILICRLARLPDPRKFGSGNPGATNVLRIGGKAAAAAVLICDVLKGMLPVWLAYYLNVPPFYLGIVAIAACLGHIYPVFFHFKGGKGVATAFGAIAAIGWDLSGLIAGTWLLTVLLSGYSSLGAIISALLAPFYVWWFKPEFTYPVALLSCLVLYRHHDNIQRLWRGQESRIWHKLKKKTEKTEKEIIQEAKEQEKED, from the coding sequence ATGAGTGCTAACGCACTTGGAATGATCATCTTCGCCTACTTGTGCGGCTCAATCTCCAGCGCGATATTGATTTGCCGACTGGCAAGACTACCTGATCCAAGAAAATTTGGCTCTGGCAATCCCGGAGCGACCAACGTCCTACGTATTGGTGGAAAAGCGGCCGCAGCGGCAGTACTTATCTGTGACGTCCTAAAAGGGATGCTCCCTGTTTGGCTCGCCTACTACTTAAATGTGCCTCCTTTTTACCTCGGCATTGTGGCAATCGCGGCTTGCCTTGGGCATATCTACCCTGTTTTCTTCCACTTTAAAGGCGGAAAAGGCGTCGCCACTGCGTTTGGTGCTATCGCTGCCATTGGTTGGGATTTAAGTGGTCTTATCGCAGGAACATGGTTACTCACCGTCTTACTGAGTGGCTATTCATCACTTGGCGCGATCATCAGCGCACTGCTTGCCCCTTTTTACGTTTGGTGGTTTAAACCAGAATTCACTTATCCCGTCGCGTTATTATCATGTCTTGTACTTTACCGTCATCATGACAATATTCAACGTTTATGGCGCGGCCAAGAGAGCCGGATCTGGCACAAATTGAAGAAAAAAACTGAAAAAACGGAAAAAGAGATCATTCAAGAAGCGAAAGAGCAAGAAAAAGAAGATTAA
- the tsaD gene encoding tRNA (adenosine(37)-N6)-threonylcarbamoyltransferase complex transferase subunit TsaD, translating to MRVLGIETSCDETGIAIYDDKAGLLANQLYSQIKLHADYGGVVPELASRDHIRKTVPLIQAALKEANLTAKDIDAVAYTAGPGLVGALLVGATIGRSLAFAWDVPAIPVHHMEGHLLAPMLEEKTPEFPFVALLVSGGHTQLISVTGIGEYTLLGESIDDAAGEAFDKTAKLLGLDYPGGPVLSKMAQQGTEGRFVFPRPMTDRPGLDFSFSGLKTFAANTIRQNDDSDQTRADIARAFEDAVVDTLAIKCRRALEQTGFKRLVMAGGVSANRTLRAKMETVMKQLGGEVFYARPELCTDNGAMIALAGMIRFKGGTEGPLSVTVRPRWPLAELPALENK from the coding sequence ATGCGAGTTTTAGGTATTGAAACATCTTGCGATGAAACCGGTATCGCAATTTACGATGATAAAGCCGGTCTATTAGCGAATCAACTTTATAGCCAAATTAAACTGCACGCCGATTATGGTGGTGTAGTTCCTGAACTTGCTTCACGGGATCATATCCGTAAAACAGTACCTCTTATTCAAGCGGCACTGAAAGAAGCAAATCTTACGGCAAAAGATATTGATGCGGTTGCTTATACTGCGGGCCCCGGTCTTGTTGGCGCTTTGCTTGTAGGTGCAACAATTGGGCGCTCATTAGCTTTTGCATGGGATGTTCCTGCTATTCCTGTTCATCATATGGAAGGCCATTTATTGGCGCCAATGCTTGAAGAGAAAACACCTGAGTTTCCGTTTGTGGCGCTTTTGGTTTCTGGTGGTCATACACAGTTAATCAGTGTGACAGGAATTGGCGAATACACCTTATTAGGTGAATCTATCGATGATGCTGCTGGCGAAGCTTTTGATAAAACAGCAAAATTGTTGGGATTAGATTATCCCGGCGGTCCTGTATTATCGAAAATGGCGCAGCAGGGCACAGAAGGTCGATTTGTTTTTCCTCGCCCAATGACAGACAGACCGGGGCTTGACTTTAGTTTCTCTGGTTTAAAAACCTTTGCGGCTAATACAATTCGTCAAAATGACGATTCAGACCAAACTCGCGCTGATATTGCACGGGCATTTGAAGATGCTGTTGTTGATACGCTAGCGATAAAATGTCGCAGAGCTTTAGAACAAACGGGCTTTAAACGTTTAGTGATGGCGGGTGGTGTAAGTGCTAACCGGACATTACGTGCGAAAATGGAAACCGTGATGAAGCAATTAGGTGGCGAAGTTTTTTATGCGCGTCCTGAACTGTGTACTGATAATGGTGCAATGATTGCATTAGCGGGAATGATCCGCTTTAAAGGCGGTACAGAAGGCCCATTAAGTGTGACTGTAAGACCACGCTGGCCTTTAGCTGAATTGCCCGCCCTTGAAAATAAATAA
- the rpsU gene encoding 30S ribosomal protein S21 — protein sequence MPVIKVRENEPFDVALRRFKRSCEKAGVLAEVRRREFYEKPTTERKRAKASAVKRHAKKLARENARRTRLY from the coding sequence ATGCCGGTAATCAAAGTACGTGAAAACGAGCCATTTGACGTTGCTCTTCGTCGTTTCAAACGCTCTTGTGAAAAAGCAGGCGTATTAGCAGAAGTTCGTCGTCGTGAGTTTTATGAAAAACCAACGACTGAACGTAAACGCGCTAAAGCATCAGCAGTAAAACGTCACGCTAAAAAATTAGCTCGCGAAAACGCACGTCGTACTCGTCTGTACTAA